GCGGCACTGTAGGCATCCAACGGGTCGGACTTGCCGTGACGGCGCCGAGCGCCGCGGTCGGGCCGATTGACTTCGACGACGTGAATATCGTTGTCCTGCAACGCTTGGGTGAACCCGGCGCCGTAGCTGCTGGTGCCCTCCACCCCGGCAATGAACACCTCCCCGAAGCTTCGGGCCCAGGTGATCGCGACGTAGTAGCCGGTCGGGTTGGTCCTGAATTCGGCATCGCCGAGGGGTTGACCGCTATCGGTCAGTGCTGCGAGGTGAATGGTGTCGAGATGGGTATCGACGCCGATGACGACGCGGCGTGGGGATGTCACGATGGTGGGTGTCCTCTCCGTTTTGCGGCGGTGGGTGACAACCCGGCGGGACGGGCAGACAAGACATTGACGAGGGAACTGTCCAGGCTCCTGATTAAGTCATGTCCGCCCCGCCGGGCTCTCGTTTGCGGTGCCTGACCGCACGGCGCTGGTGAGACAAATCAATTGGAAGACAACCCAACAGGGCATCAGTCGGACCACGAGTCATCACCAACGGCGAACGGCCAAGACCATCTCACCCGAACCCGTTTAACAGAATCAATGTCGGACCGCCATGGCACTATCGAACGTATGTTCGGAACCAGCCGGCTGCACGACTACTTCGAGCCGTCGGAGACGGCTGAGTCGCGTGCCCTGCTGACCAGCATCGTCGCCTCCGCGCGGGCGGAGAATCAGACGGCTGCCCGGCGGTTGGCGGCGATCGCCGAACTCTTCGAACTGCGTCGCCGCGAACGCGGAGAACGAGAAGACTGGGCCGTCGACACCTGGGCGGCGGTCGGCGCCGAAGTCTCTGCCGCGCTGCGGATCAGCTCGGCCAAGGCGGGCAGCTACATGAACTACGGCTTGGCGATGAAGCAGTTGCCCTCGGTCGCGGCCATCTTCATCGCCGGCGATATCGATGTGCAGATGTTCCAGACGGTCGTTTATCGCACCGCCTTGATCACCGATGACGCCGTCCTCGCCGAGGTGGACCGGCGGCTGGCGCAGCGGGCGGCGCGGTGGCCGTCGATGACGCGCGGTCGGTTGGCATCCGAGATCGACCGCATCGTGGCCAAGCACGACCCCGACGCGGTGCGCAGGGTTCGCGAGAAGGTCCGCGACCGCGAGGTGGTGTTCGGCGACGAGGACCACGGATGCGTCGAGGTGATTGCACGGTTGGCGACAACCGACGCCGAGATGTTCCGGCAGCGGCTCGACGCGCTGGCCAACTCGGTGTGTGAGGCCGACCCGCGCACAGCAGACCAGAGACATGCCGATGCCTACGGCGCCATGGCGGTCAGCGCGGACCGGCTGGCCTGCCGGTGCGGCGACCCGGACTGCCCGGCCGCGTGCCGGCCCGCGCCGGGGCCGGTGGTGATTCACATCGTCGCCGAGCAAGCCACCGTCGACGGGCGCTCCGATGATCCCGGCTACCTGATGGGTGCCGATTCGGTGATCCCGGCGGAGGTGGTGGCCGAACTGGCCAAGGGGGCCACGCTCAGTCCGCTGACGCACCCCGCCGATCTTGCGGCCGAGCGGGGATACCGCCCATCACGCGCACTCGCCGACTTCGTGCGCGCTCGCGATCTCACCTGCCGCGCACCGGGCTGCGACCGGCCGGCCTCGCACTGCGATCTGGACCATACGGTTCCGTATCCGTACGGCCCCACGCATGCCGGCAACCTCAAATGCCTATGTCGTCGTTGTCATATCTTGAAGACGTTCTGGGGTTGGCGTGACACGCAATTGGCTGATGGCACGGTCATCTGGGAGCTGCCCGGGGATCAGACGTATGTGACCACGCCTGGCAGTGCGGTGTTGTTCCCGAGTTTGATGACGCCGACGCTGCCGCCGCTGCACCGACTCGCCGACATCGACGCACCGGGTGATCGCACGCTGTTCATGCCGCGTCGCAAGACCACGCGAGGGCAGAACCGTGCGAAGTACATCGCCGCCGAGCGTCGGCACAACCACCGACAGCGAAGATCCCGACACAGTGCACTGTTCGGACCCGCACCGCCGTTGAACAGCGATGATCCGCCTCCGTTCTAAAGGAGGAAAGGCCAGCGCGGTCGCGTGCGTCAATATACGATTCCCGCGTGACCACCGCCGCCCCCCCGCCGAGCCGCAGACTCCGGCTCCCACCGCGAAACCCGCGTCACGTGGCAAGACTGTCGCCATCCTCACCGTGCTGGTCGTCGTGCTGGCCTACATCGTCACGTTGTTCGGCTACTGGTGGCTGTCCGGCTCCGCCAAGGAGCTGGAGGCGTCGGGCGAAGGCAATGGATCAGAGACAACAGTGCTGATCACGTTGCAGGCATTGCGCACCGTCGACTACAAAGTGGACGCCAAAGTGCTTGTCATCCCGGCTGATTCGCTGGTGGATGAGAAGTTGGACACCCTCAAGGAAGACATCGCGGTGCGGTTGCATCCGTGGAACTCTTTGGGCGACTTGAAGTTCCCGGCCGGTGCCGCACCCGCGGAGGTGACGACGACCATCGACGTCGACGGCGACGTGAACACCTGGCCGTTCGATCGCTACCAAACCCAAGGCATCAGCGCCGACCTGCTGGTGGGTGAGGGCGACGATCGCAAGATCATCCCGGCCAAGGTTCAGATTGCCGGCGCATTGCAGGGTTGGGACCTGTCCAGCGAGCAGGTCGCCCCGTCGCCCGCGGCCAAGGGTGACGGCGACGCCACGCAGGTGACCTTCAGCCGAGCCCTCGGCCCGCTGGCATTCGACCTCGGCATCGTCATCGTGCTGCTCACCCTGCCGACCATCGCGATCTTCACCTCGGTGCTCGTGATCACCAGGCGCAAGCAGTTCCAGATGCCGTTCGCAACGTGGTACGCCGCAATGCTGTTCGCGATCGTCCCGCTGCGCAACATCCTGCCGGGCGCACCGCCGCCGGGCGCGTGGATCGACATGGCCCTGGTGCTGTGGGTGATCGTCGCCCTGGTCGCCGCCATGGTGATGGTCGTCATCTCCTGGTTCAAGCAGGTCGACTAGCTTTCGGCCGGCTCGCCGTCCGCGGCGACCGCCGTCGTCTCGGCC
This is a stretch of genomic DNA from Mycobacterium sp. ELW1. It encodes these proteins:
- a CDS encoding HNH endonuclease signature motif containing protein encodes the protein MFGTSRLHDYFEPSETAESRALLTSIVASARAENQTAARRLAAIAELFELRRRERGEREDWAVDTWAAVGAEVSAALRISSAKAGSYMNYGLAMKQLPSVAAIFIAGDIDVQMFQTVVYRTALITDDAVLAEVDRRLAQRAARWPSMTRGRLASEIDRIVAKHDPDAVRRVREKVRDREVVFGDEDHGCVEVIARLATTDAEMFRQRLDALANSVCEADPRTADQRHADAYGAMAVSADRLACRCGDPDCPAACRPAPGPVVIHIVAEQATVDGRSDDPGYLMGADSVIPAEVVAELAKGATLSPLTHPADLAAERGYRPSRALADFVRARDLTCRAPGCDRPASHCDLDHTVPYPYGPTHAGNLKCLCRRCHILKTFWGWRDTQLADGTVIWELPGDQTYVTTPGSAVLFPSLMTPTLPPLHRLADIDAPGDRTLFMPRRKTTRGQNRAKYIAAERRHNHRQRRSRHSALFGPAPPLNSDDPPPF
- a CDS encoding DUF4436 domain-containing protein, which gives rise to MLVVVLAYIVTLFGYWWLSGSAKELEASGEGNGSETTVLITLQALRTVDYKVDAKVLVIPADSLVDEKLDTLKEDIAVRLHPWNSLGDLKFPAGAAPAEVTTTIDVDGDVNTWPFDRYQTQGISADLLVGEGDDRKIIPAKVQIAGALQGWDLSSEQVAPSPAAKGDGDATQVTFSRALGPLAFDLGIVIVLLTLPTIAIFTSVLVITRRKQFQMPFATWYAAMLFAIVPLRNILPGAPPPGAWIDMALVLWVIVALVAAMVMVVISWFKQVD